A single Musa acuminata AAA Group cultivar baxijiao chromosome BXJ2-1, Cavendish_Baxijiao_AAA, whole genome shotgun sequence DNA region contains:
- the LOC103987738 gene encoding homeobox-leucine zipper protein HOX21, translating into MSCNGMASSSSSFFSSNFVLPMQTLHEEQHQIPNPVSPHPHTIPCNNLQDLRVMAPMLGKRSMSFSGIENGEEMNADDDLSDDGMQTGEKKRRLKMEQVRTLEKSFEQGNKLEPERKMQLAGALGLQPRQVAIWFQNRRARWKTKQLEKDYDVLKRQFEAMKSENESLHEQNKKLQAEILSLKRRETSEMINLNKETEGSSSNRSENSSEINLDLSRASVTESPLNPNQSLPFFHSVRPADVDHLLLHSSSRPELQCPKIDHGVTEGSFSNLLCSMEDQSASFWSWCSQESSAARVELYRHQPGLETQKTYNQDHRM; encoded by the exons ATGTCCTGCAATGGTATGGCCTCatcatcctcttccttcttctcctcaaattTTGTGTTACCAATGCAAACCCTTCATGAAGAACAGCACCAAATTCCCAACCCCGTTAGTCCGCATCCTCACACCATCCCATGCAATAATCTCCAAGACCTCAGAG TCATGGCTCCAATGCTTGGGAAGAGATCCATGTCCTTCTCGGGGATCGAGAATGGTGAAGAGATGAATGCCGACGATGACTTGTCGGATGATGGCATGCAGACAggcgagaagaagaggaggctcAAGATGGAGCAGGTGAGGACACTGGAGAAGAGCTTCGAGCAGGGGAACAAGCTGGAGCCTGAGAGAAAGATGCAGCTGGCAGGAGCACTTGGGCTGCAACCAAGGCAGGTAGCCATTTGGTTCCAGAACAGGAGGGCCAGGTGGAAGACCAAACAACTGGAGAAGGATTATGATGTTCTGAAGAGGCAGTTTGAGGCCATGAAATCAGAAAATGAGAGCTTGCATGAACAGAACAAGAAGCTCCAAGCTGAG ATCTTGTCTCTGAAAAGAAGAGAGACATCAGAGATGATCAACCTCAACAAGGAGACTGAAGGTTCAAGCAGCAATAGAAGTGAGAACAGCTCTGAGATCAACTTGGATCTCTCGAGAGCATCAGTCACAGAGAGCCCGTTGAATCCCAACCAAAGCCTGCCCTTCTTTCACTCAGTTAGACCAGCTGATGTtgaccacctcctcctccatagTTCTTCAAGGCCAGAGCTGCAATGCCCCAAAATAGACCATGGCGTCACGGAAGGAAGCTTTAGCAACTTGTTGTGCAGCATGGAAGACCAATCTGCCTCCTTCTGGTCATG GTGTTCTCAGGAAAGTTCAGCTGCAAGAGTTGAGCTTTACCGACACCAACCTGGCCTTGAGACCCAAAAG ACTTATAATCAAGATCATCGGATGTAA
- the LOC135598376 gene encoding very-long-chain aldehyde decarbonylase GL1-9-like: MGILETMVFWEGYVSDEVMGTFAPIVLYWLYAGFYQLLPRLDRYRLHTKKEEEQKNLVTLATVVKGVLLQQVVQATIAQVLFLVTAKASLSGVPVQPSIPVQILQIFVAMLALDTWQYFMHRYMHQNKFLYRHIHSQHHRLVVPYAVGALYNHPLEGFLLDTLGGAISFLISGMTPRTSVFFFCFAVMKTIDDHCGLWLPGNIFHIFFQNNTAYHDIHHQLQGSKYNYSQPFFSIWDRVLGTHMPYSLVTRREGGLEARPLKD, translated from the exons ATGGGTATTCTTGAGACGATGGTATTTTGGGAAGGGTATGTGAGCGATGAGGTGATGGGTACCTTCGCCCCTATCGTCCTTTACTGGCTCTACGCCGGATTCTACCAGCTCTTGCCACGGTTGGACCGCTACCGATTGCATACCAAGAAAGAAGAGGAGCAGAAGAACCTGGTGACGCTGGCGACTGTGGTGAAGGGTGTGCTGTTGCAGCAGGTCGTTCAAGCAACCATCGCTCAAGTACTCTTCTTG GTAACTGCCAAGGCAAGCTTATCAGGGGTCCCTGTTCAGCCATCAATTCCAGTTCAAATCTTGCAGATCTTTGTGGCAATGTTAGCATTGGACACATGGCAGTATTTCATGCACCGATACATGCACCAGAATAAGTTTCTGTACCGTCATATTCATTCTCAGCATCACCGCCTCGTTGTTCCTTACGCGGTTGgagccctctacaaccatccattgGAGGGTTTCCTTCTCGACACTCTTGGTGGTGCCATCTCGTTCCTGATCTCAGGGATGACACCACGCACTTCGGTGTTCTTTTTCTGCTTTGCTGTGATGAAGACGATCGATGATCACTGTGGCCTTTGGTTGCCCGGTAatatcttccacatcttctttcaGAACAACACAGCCTATCATGACATCCACCATCAGCTTCAAGGATCGAAATATAATTACTCGCAGCCATTCTTCTCGATTTGGGATAGAGTGTTGGGAACTCACATGCCCTACAGCTTAGTCACTCGCCGAGAAGGTGGCTTGGAGGCGAGACCTTTAAAAGACTAG